In Pontiella desulfatans, one DNA window encodes the following:
- a CDS encoding response regulator transcription factor, producing the protein MIKVGIVEDNRTLREGFETLINRSGDMECVCTCSTVGEALKQIPKARPDVVMMDIQLPDGTGIECTASIKEQLPDVQVVVVTVYEDSDRIFRALQAGACGYLLKRANPERIVEAVREAHDGDVPMTPEIARKVIGQFQAQAQTSSDVEKLTSRENEVLRHVMHGMTNKEIAEHMCVTVATIKFHLQHIYEKLHVHSRTEAALKVQQASDAG; encoded by the coding sequence ATGATCAAGGTTGGGATCGTCGAAGATAACCGAACGCTGCGCGAAGGGTTCGAAACCCTCATCAACCGCTCGGGCGATATGGAATGCGTTTGCACCTGCAGTACCGTGGGGGAAGCCTTGAAGCAGATCCCCAAGGCCAGGCCCGATGTGGTGATGATGGATATCCAGTTGCCCGATGGCACCGGGATCGAATGCACCGCCAGCATCAAGGAGCAGCTCCCGGATGTGCAGGTGGTGGTGGTGACGGTCTATGAGGATTCCGACCGGATTTTCCGGGCCCTGCAGGCCGGTGCATGTGGCTATCTGCTCAAACGGGCCAACCCGGAGCGCATCGTCGAGGCCGTGCGGGAGGCCCATGACGGCGATGTGCCCATGACGCCCGAAATTGCCCGGAAGGTGATCGGGCAGTTCCAGGCGCAGGCCCAGACCTCGTCGGACGTCGAGAAGCTGACATCGCGCGAGAACGAAGTGTTGCGGCACGTGATGCACGGCATGACGAACAAGGAGATTGCCGAACACATGTGCGTTACGGTGGCCACCATCAAGTTCCACCTCCAGCACATCTATGAAAAGCTGCATGTCCACTCCCGCACCGAGGCCGCGCTCAAGGTCCAGCAAGCATCCGATGCCGGCTAG
- a CDS encoding GNAT family N-acetyltransferase: protein MMMEFREISFGSDEYLLELALREGVLRKPLGLSLSNEDRGNERGQLHFGLFAPNGDLLACVVAVPCCSDGAKIRQMAVSTSHQRSGLGRKLMAGLEENLRGRGFRRLVLNARASAVGFYEKLGYAGMGETFLEVGLPHLKMGKTI, encoded by the coding sequence ATGATGATGGAGTTTCGGGAAATTTCTTTCGGGTCGGATGAATACTTGCTTGAACTTGCCCTGCGCGAAGGCGTGCTGCGCAAGCCCCTTGGCCTCTCGCTTTCGAACGAAGACCGTGGCAATGAGAGGGGCCAATTGCACTTTGGATTGTTCGCGCCCAATGGCGATTTGCTGGCCTGTGTCGTTGCGGTTCCGTGTTGTTCGGATGGAGCCAAAATCCGTCAGATGGCTGTTTCCACCTCCCATCAGAGGAGCGGGCTTGGGCGAAAACTCATGGCTGGGCTGGAAGAAAACCTTAGGGGGCGCGGCTTTCGCCGGCTGGTATTGAATGCCCGAGCATCGGCGGTCGGGTTTTATGAAAAACTGGGATACGCCGGGATGGGCGAAACGTTTTTGGAGGTGGGCCTTCCCCACCTGAAAATGGGGAAAACCATCTAG
- a CDS encoding 5-formyltetrahydrofolate cyclo-ligase yields the protein MTKDEMRSFIASQKTGMGMPILEANGFVAVKRLKRQKAYLNAKTIGAYAPLPDDVDIARIMTDPERTFYIPAFDEKRGVYRLARMGENFKRNRFGGVEPIDPVFAEEDEIDLILVPGIAFGHSGERIGREEECYAELLPLYNALRVGICFDFQCMPAIPFDEQDLQMDMIITESKCIEISYEE from the coding sequence ATGACTAAAGACGAAATGCGCAGTTTCATTGCTTCGCAGAAAACAGGCATGGGAATGCCGATTCTCGAAGCCAACGGTTTTGTGGCCGTTAAACGATTGAAGAGACAAAAAGCCTACCTAAACGCCAAGACGATCGGTGCCTATGCCCCATTGCCGGACGACGTCGACATCGCCCGGATCATGACCGATCCCGAACGCACCTTCTACATTCCGGCATTCGATGAAAAACGCGGCGTCTACCGGCTGGCCCGCATGGGCGAAAACTTCAAGCGCAACCGCTTTGGCGGCGTTGAACCCATCGACCCCGTCTTTGCCGAAGAGGATGAAATCGATCTGATCCTGGTGCCGGGCATTGCCTTTGGCCACTCCGGCGAACGCATCGGGCGCGAGGAGGAGTGCTATGCCGAGCTACTGCCCCTCTACAACGCCTTGCGGGTCGGCATCTGCTTCGACTTCCAGTGCATGCCCGCGATCCCCTTCGATGAGCAGGATCTGCAGATGGACATGATCATCACCGAATCCAAATGCATCGAAATTTCCTACGAGGAATAA
- a CDS encoding alpha/beta hydrolase family esterase, translated as MKRILFLVLLLAAGACFAAEPELRSWVVDGVKREALVHMPGGEAPVPLVFVFHGHGGNMRNGARSFRIHELWPEAAVVYMQGLPTPGQLTDPEGKKNGWNSNPSDAANRDLKFFDAVYASFQGRIDTNRVFSTGHSNGGGFTYCLWAARGERLRAVAPSAAVAGKAAKLLKPKPVLHVAGTNDKLVKYAWQKRMMAFLKKNNGCSAEGQPWHSSGDLTGTRYASQGGTPLVTLISPGAHTFPAAAPALIVRFFKTDGVGR; from the coding sequence ATGAAACGGATTCTATTTCTTGTCCTGTTGTTGGCGGCGGGGGCTTGTTTTGCGGCGGAGCCGGAGCTGCGCAGCTGGGTGGTCGACGGCGTGAAACGCGAGGCGCTGGTGCATATGCCCGGGGGCGAAGCGCCCGTGCCGCTGGTGTTTGTTTTCCATGGCCACGGCGGGAACATGCGCAACGGCGCGCGCAGCTTCCGGATCCATGAACTCTGGCCGGAGGCAGCCGTGGTCTATATGCAGGGGCTGCCGACGCCCGGGCAACTGACCGATCCCGAGGGAAAAAAGAATGGCTGGAATTCCAATCCGTCCGATGCGGCCAACCGCGACCTGAAGTTTTTCGACGCGGTCTATGCCTCGTTCCAAGGCCGGATCGACACCAACCGGGTTTTCAGTACGGGCCATTCGAATGGCGGCGGTTTCACCTATTGCCTCTGGGCGGCGCGCGGGGAGCGGCTCCGGGCCGTTGCGCCTTCGGCCGCGGTGGCGGGAAAGGCGGCGAAACTGCTGAAGCCCAAACCGGTGCTGCATGTGGCCGGCACGAACGACAAGCTGGTGAAGTATGCCTGGCAGAAACGCATGATGGCGTTTCTAAAGAAAAACAACGGCTGTTCCGCCGAGGGGCAACCGTGGCATTCGTCCGGCGATCTGACGGGAACGCGCTATGCCTCCCAAGGCGGCACACCGCTGGTCACGCTGATTTCGCCAGGCGCCCACACGTTCCCGGCCGCCGCACCCGCCTTGATCGTCCGCTTTTTCAAAACCGACGGCGTTGGACGGTAG
- a CDS encoding cytochrome ubiquinol oxidase subunit I has translation MDAVLLARIQFALTIGFHYIFPPLTIGLGWMIFMYNTRYQEGDNPVFRQLAQFWTKVFAITFVIGVATGITMEFQFGTNWANYSRFVGDIFGAPLAAEGVFAFFLESSFLGILLYGRKKVSQKMYWFSSLMVAAGATMSAFWIVVANSWQQTPAGFELVTETINGIEVQKAVLTNFWEAVFNPSTLPRYSHVITGALTVGVFFILGTSAWQVLKDRNTEFFRLSMRTAVVPCFAVIMLTMIVGHKHGHQVAETQPAKLAAFEGIWETQTHAPLMLFGLPDQEGEKNHFAIQVPGMVSLMVGGKFDTEIQGLKDFAPEDRPPVAISFWSFHLMFYMGMWMAFIAFVGVIFWINKKLLDHRLYLRLAALTVPIPFLANEVGWIAAEVGRQPWVVYNMLRTEKAVSVSVPAGQILASIIMFSLIYSLLFGLWIYLLRRQFHKGPDALETFQTEVN, from the coding sequence ATGGATGCGGTCTTGCTCGCACGTATACAATTCGCCCTGACCATCGGGTTCCACTATATCTTCCCGCCGCTGACGATCGGCCTTGGCTGGATGATCTTCATGTACAACACGCGCTACCAGGAAGGGGACAATCCGGTGTTCCGCCAGCTGGCGCAGTTCTGGACCAAGGTGTTCGCCATCACCTTTGTGATCGGGGTCGCGACCGGCATCACGATGGAATTCCAGTTCGGCACGAACTGGGCGAACTATTCGCGCTTCGTGGGCGACATCTTCGGGGCGCCGCTGGCGGCCGAGGGGGTGTTCGCCTTCTTCCTGGAATCGAGTTTCCTGGGCATCCTGCTCTATGGGCGCAAGAAGGTGTCGCAGAAAATGTACTGGTTCTCCAGCCTGATGGTGGCCGCCGGGGCAACGATGTCGGCCTTCTGGATCGTGGTGGCCAACTCCTGGCAGCAGACGCCGGCCGGATTCGAGCTGGTTACGGAAACCATCAATGGCATCGAAGTGCAGAAGGCCGTACTGACGAACTTCTGGGAAGCGGTGTTCAACCCGTCCACGCTCCCGCGCTATTCCCACGTGATTACCGGCGCGTTGACCGTCGGCGTCTTCTTCATTCTCGGCACGTCCGCCTGGCAGGTGCTGAAGGATCGCAACACCGAGTTTTTCCGCTTGTCGATGCGCACGGCGGTCGTCCCGTGCTTCGCCGTCATTATGCTCACGATGATCGTCGGCCACAAGCACGGCCACCAGGTGGCCGAAACGCAACCGGCCAAACTGGCCGCCTTCGAGGGCATCTGGGAAACGCAAACCCATGCGCCGCTCATGCTGTTCGGCCTGCCCGACCAAGAGGGGGAGAAAAACCATTTTGCCATTCAGGTTCCGGGCATGGTGAGTCTGATGGTCGGCGGCAAATTCGATACCGAAATCCAGGGCCTCAAGGATTTCGCCCCCGAAGACCGCCCGCCGGTGGCCATTTCGTTCTGGTCGTTCCACCTCATGTTCTACATGGGCATGTGGATGGCCTTCATCGCCTTCGTCGGGGTCATCTTCTGGATCAACAAAAAACTGCTCGACCATCGCCTCTACCTGAGGCTGGCGGCGCTCACCGTCCCAATCCCGTTCCTGGCGAACGAGGTGGGCTGGATTGCCGCCGAGGTGGGGCGCCAACCGTGGGTGGTCTACAACATGCTACGCACCGAAAAGGCCGTTTCGGTTTCCGTGCCCGCCGGACAGATCCTCGCATCCATCATTATGTTCTCGCTGATCTATTCGCTCTTGTTCGGCCTATGGATCTATCTGCTCCGCCGCCAGTTCCATAAGGGGCCGGACGCACTCGAAACATTTCAAACGGAGGTGAACTAA
- the cydB gene encoding cytochrome d ubiquinol oxidase subunit II: MEALQITWFLLVGILVIGYAILDGFDLGVGFWHLFAKKKGERSAFIESIEPFWDGNEVWLLTGGGALFAAFPPVYASVFSGFYLAMMLVLLGLIFRAVAIEFRNKVDSPGWRKAWDFAFAFGSILPSVLYGVAIGNILRGLELSPLGDYTGGFFALLNPFALNCGLVGLSMFALHGALYLSMKLDGAIAAEARKWAAKTWYVFLLLFMLAVGYGIKNCIYGIKAIPMVLVILALVSNSAVFMFNKKGAAKAAFLSSCFTIALVMLAVAGALFPSMVPCTNNPEWSLTVFNSSSSQLTLISMLVIALIGMPIVLGYTWFIHHVFKGKVKVKDD, translated from the coding sequence ATGGAAGCACTGCAAATCACCTGGTTCCTTCTCGTCGGCATTCTCGTCATTGGCTACGCCATCCTCGATGGCTTCGATCTCGGCGTTGGTTTCTGGCATCTGTTTGCCAAGAAGAAAGGCGAACGCTCCGCATTCATCGAGTCGATCGAACCGTTCTGGGACGGCAACGAAGTTTGGTTGCTCACGGGCGGCGGCGCCTTGTTCGCCGCGTTCCCGCCGGTCTATGCGTCCGTCTTCAGCGGGTTCTACCTGGCGATGATGCTGGTGCTGCTCGGCCTCATCTTCCGCGCGGTGGCCATCGAATTCCGCAACAAGGTCGATAGCCCCGGCTGGAGAAAGGCCTGGGACTTCGCCTTCGCGTTCGGCAGCATCCTGCCCTCCGTTTTGTATGGCGTGGCGATCGGCAACATCCTGCGCGGCCTGGAGCTGAGTCCGCTCGGCGACTATACCGGCGGTTTCTTTGCCCTGCTCAATCCCTTCGCCCTGAATTGCGGGTTGGTCGGGCTCAGCATGTTTGCACTCCATGGCGCACTCTACCTTTCCATGAAGCTCGACGGCGCCATTGCCGCCGAGGCGCGCAAGTGGGCGGCCAAGACGTGGTATGTCTTCCTGCTGCTCTTCATGCTGGCCGTTGGCTATGGCATCAAGAACTGCATCTATGGCATCAAGGCGATCCCGATGGTGCTGGTGATCCTGGCCCTGGTCTCGAACTCGGCGGTCTTCATGTTCAACAAGAAGGGGGCGGCCAAGGCGGCGTTCCTGTCGTCGTGCTTCACCATTGCCCTGGTTATGCTGGCCGTGGCCGGCGCCCTGTTCCCGTCCATGGTGCCCTGCACCAACAATCCGGAATGGAGCCTGACGGTCTTCAATTCCTCCTCCTCGCAGTTGACGCTCATCTCCATGCTCGTCATCGCCCTCATCGGCATGCCGATCGTGCTGGGCTACACCTGGTTCATCCACCACGTCTTCAAGGGCAAGGTGAAGGTAAAGGACGATTAA
- a CDS encoding IS110 family RNA-guided transposase: MNKEKVYCGVDVSKKHLDAFNGKTARRFDNTCEGATALMNWAGSAHYVFESTGGYERMAAWMVMAASGTASIVNPSRVRHFALGMGQIAKTDPIDARMIRDFASHTDPKPSEKPSATQRRLTALVDRRVHLSDMHTAEKNRLGTADEPEMVRLIKQHLKWLEKQLEKIEAKIKDTLAEDATMTQKAKCIQSIKGLGIVNAVTLLAHLPEIGTLSRREIASLAGLAPFNRDSGGKSGRRHVCGGRRRLRSCLYMAAMNARTYNPVLREFYQRLVNENHRPKMVALTAVMRKLLIAANSAVKNAEI, translated from the coding sequence ATGAACAAGGAAAAAGTATACTGTGGCGTCGATGTTTCCAAGAAGCATCTGGATGCCTTCAACGGAAAAACAGCGCGTCGCTTCGACAACACCTGCGAGGGTGCCACGGCGCTGATGAACTGGGCGGGCAGCGCCCACTATGTCTTCGAGTCCACGGGCGGCTACGAACGCATGGCCGCCTGGATGGTGATGGCCGCCAGCGGCACCGCGAGCATCGTGAACCCGTCGCGCGTCCGGCACTTCGCGCTGGGCATGGGGCAGATCGCCAAGACCGATCCGATCGACGCGCGGATGATCCGCGACTTCGCGTCGCACACCGACCCCAAGCCCTCCGAGAAGCCTTCGGCGACGCAGCGCAGGCTCACCGCCCTCGTTGATCGAAGGGTGCACCTGAGCGACATGCATACGGCCGAGAAGAACCGCTTGGGAACTGCCGACGAGCCGGAGATGGTCAGACTGATCAAGCAGCATCTCAAGTGGCTTGAAAAGCAGCTCGAGAAAATCGAAGCGAAAATCAAAGATACCCTTGCCGAAGACGCAACCATGACGCAGAAGGCCAAGTGTATCCAGTCCATCAAAGGCCTGGGCATCGTCAATGCGGTGACCCTGCTCGCCCACCTCCCTGAGATCGGCACGCTTTCGCGCAGGGAAATCGCGTCGCTGGCGGGACTCGCCCCCTTCAACCGGGACAGCGGGGGCAAGTCCGGCAGGCGGCATGTCTGTGGCGGGCGCCGAAGGTTGCGTTCCTGCCTGTACATGGCTGCCATGAATGCCAGGACATACAACCCAGTTCTTCGCGAGTTCTACCAGCGTCTGGTAAATGAAAACCACCGCCCAAAAATGGTCGCGCTTACGGCGGTCATGAGAAAGTTGCTCATCGCTGCTAACTCCGCCGTGAAAAATGCTGAAATTTAG
- a CDS encoding DDE-type integrase/transposase/recombinase → MSCETRMEYIAVQKRRYRRAEKAYKTRLLDEVCAVCGYDRKHATKLLNDSFTPSRGKRGRKGEYDSAELRKTLKTLWLRSGQLCGKRLKPAMPHWLKHYEKHYEPLSTECREKLLRISPASIDRVLKPFKAQYQRRRNTGTKPGSLLKNQIPIRTSTEDIDRPGYLEADTVAHCGGSMSGDFIWSITYTDIISTWTVTRAVWNKGAEGVMHQTHDVENKLPFAILGFDCDNGSEFLNHHLTRYFLQRKQPVCFTRSRPYHKNDNAHVEQKNWTHVRELLGYDRLDNPAMIRELNALYRDWERLNNFFKPSFKLKSKVRVKSRYKKKYDAPATPFDRLKVSGILGEQQEAALQREYETLDPFELGNRIQRRRRKIEKMKKTGESAAVGEPGFPDCLPTLTTPELEGTH, encoded by the coding sequence ATGAGTTGCGAAACCAGAATGGAATACATCGCGGTACAAAAACGCCGCTATAGGCGCGCGGAAAAGGCCTACAAGACCCGGTTGCTCGATGAAGTATGCGCGGTATGCGGCTATGATCGCAAGCATGCCACCAAGCTGCTCAACGACTCGTTTACGCCCTCCAGGGGCAAACGCGGCCGCAAAGGCGAGTACGACTCTGCTGAATTGCGCAAGACCCTCAAAACTCTGTGGCTTCGTTCTGGACAACTGTGCGGGAAGCGCCTCAAGCCTGCTATGCCACATTGGCTGAAGCACTATGAAAAACATTACGAACCGCTATCGACCGAATGCCGTGAAAAGCTACTGAGAATCAGCCCGGCAAGCATCGACCGGGTGCTCAAACCCTTCAAAGCGCAGTACCAGCGAAGGCGCAATACCGGTACCAAGCCCGGCTCGCTGCTCAAGAATCAGATCCCAATCCGCACCTCCACCGAGGACATCGACCGGCCCGGCTATCTCGAAGCCGACACAGTAGCCCACTGTGGCGGATCGATGAGCGGGGACTTCATCTGGTCGATCACCTATACGGACATCATAAGCACCTGGACGGTAACCCGCGCGGTCTGGAACAAAGGCGCTGAAGGCGTGATGCACCAAACCCACGACGTGGAAAACAAGCTGCCCTTCGCCATCCTGGGCTTCGACTGCGACAACGGCAGCGAGTTCCTCAACCACCATCTCACGCGCTACTTCCTGCAACGCAAACAGCCCGTCTGTTTTACACGCAGCAGACCGTACCACAAGAACGACAACGCCCATGTCGAACAAAAGAACTGGACGCACGTGCGCGAGTTGCTCGGCTACGACCGGCTCGACAACCCGGCCATGATCAGAGAGCTCAACGCACTCTACCGCGACTGGGAACGGCTCAACAACTTCTTCAAACCCTCGTTCAAGCTAAAAAGCAAGGTTCGCGTCAAAAGCCGGTACAAAAAGAAATACGATGCCCCCGCCACGCCCTTTGACCGCCTGAAGGTCAGCGGCATCCTTGGCGAACAACAGGAGGCTGCTCTGCAACGCGAATACGAAACGCTCGACCCTTTCGAGCTGGGCAATCGCATCCAGCGCCGACGTCGCAAGATCGAAAAAATGAAGAAAACCGGCGAGTCCGCCGCAGTCGGGGAACCCGGGTTCCCCGACTGCCTCCCCACCTTGACAACCCCCGAATTAGAGGGTACCCATTAA
- a CDS encoding VanZ family protein, with protein sequence MRIRLPAMLLLAATLLFWGLYDRYALDGDVLLESPALADATRVRGDCTGTNGHFRLTVHEDGKMASINFRLPGASDFRMIRVRCRIRTADVVPGKYSWRCARLLLTQYDANNKWIPGQHGLVSQWGTGEWSFHQEVFATIPGAAHADVVIQQSGISGTAEFDSIAAEPVRLKKTFFVWQGVFAFLWVGMAGLYYRRCRLHNRRLRLLILLNIFAILFGTLMPTVVIQKGTDGLKESVAKAIQKRSQSKPAAAPETTIKKKPVDHDVHETKRIDRFNEAVDGAHVAGHFVLFSSLCFLVYLSAALEGQHRSYYFKVAFDILLFAAITESMQNLTLDRTAGLSDWLTDVYGMALAFGVFLVVRFFMRNVLKRH encoded by the coding sequence TTGAGGATACGGCTGCCGGCCATGTTGCTGCTGGCAGCCACGTTGCTTTTCTGGGGCCTCTACGACCGCTACGCGCTGGACGGGGACGTCCTGCTCGAGTCGCCGGCGCTGGCCGATGCCACCCGGGTGCGCGGCGACTGCACCGGAACCAATGGCCACTTCAGGCTGACCGTCCACGAAGACGGCAAGATGGCGAGCATCAATTTCCGCCTGCCCGGTGCCTCGGACTTCAGGATGATCCGCGTGCGCTGCCGCATCAGGACCGCGGATGTTGTGCCGGGAAAATATTCCTGGCGCTGCGCCCGCTTGCTGCTGACGCAATACGATGCGAACAACAAATGGATCCCCGGCCAGCATGGCCTTGTATCGCAATGGGGGACCGGGGAGTGGTCGTTCCACCAAGAGGTCTTTGCCACGATTCCCGGGGCGGCCCATGCCGATGTCGTCATCCAGCAATCCGGGATTTCCGGAACGGCGGAATTCGATTCCATTGCGGCCGAGCCCGTCAGGTTGAAAAAAACGTTCTTTGTTTGGCAGGGCGTCTTCGCCTTCCTCTGGGTGGGCATGGCAGGCCTCTATTATCGCCGTTGCCGTCTTCATAACCGCAGGTTGCGCCTCCTGATCCTCTTGAACATATTCGCCATATTGTTCGGAACCCTCATGCCCACGGTGGTCATCCAGAAAGGAACGGATGGACTGAAGGAGTCCGTCGCCAAGGCGATCCAAAAGCGATCGCAATCCAAACCCGCTGCCGCCCCGGAAACAACGATCAAGAAAAAGCCCGTGGATCACGACGTCCATGAAACGAAGCGGATCGACCGGTTCAACGAGGCGGTGGACGGTGCGCACGTCGCCGGGCATTTCGTGCTCTTTTCCTCGCTCTGTTTCCTGGTCTATCTTTCCGCCGCGCTCGAAGGGCAGCATCGCTCCTACTATTTCAAGGTCGCGTTCGACATCCTGCTCTTCGCCGCCATCACCGAGTCGATGCAGAACCTGACGCTCGACCGCACCGCCGGCCTTTCCGACTGGCTCACCGATGTCTACGGCATGGCCCTGGCCTTTGGGGTTTTCCTGGTGGTCCGATTCTTCATGCGGAACGTGCTTAAGCGCCATTAG
- a CDS encoding lipocalin-like domain-containing protein, with product MKTENKWGKLARRTATLAIVACVGFALTGCGDDDGDGEGTTSSIIGTWECIEMVTPEGTTTLPSGEYFWTLTFTDDGTMTWEENLEGGEYFKESSSYSLKGNELHFDNGEYWPVSISGGTIVVEGPSYKFTFQKK from the coding sequence ATGAAAACTGAAAACAAATGGGGAAAACTCGCACGCCGCACCGCAACCCTCGCAATCGTCGCATGTGTCGGCTTCGCGTTGACTGGATGCGGAGATGATGATGGGGATGGAGAGGGTACAACGTCGTCGATTATCGGCACCTGGGAATGCATCGAGATGGTAACACCGGAAGGAACCACCACCCTACCCTCGGGCGAGTATTTCTGGACGCTCACATTCACCGACGATGGCACGATGACCTGGGAGGAAAACCTCGAAGGCGGGGAGTATTTCAAAGAATCCAGCAGCTATTCCTTGAAAGGCAATGAGCTCCATTTTGACAATGGAGAATATTGGCCGGTTTCGATCTCGGGCGGAACCATCGTCGTTGAAGGACCCTCCTATAAATTTACGTTCCAGAAGAAATAA
- a CDS encoding efflux transporter outer membrane subunit → MNLRVVFPLMAGVSIVLLNGCVSVGPDYEEPEAGMPDAWHAAVQDEFKTGEPDLQTWWTVFGDDTLNGLIERAATNNLDLKTAVARIEQAAALRGVSASQYWPDISAGASATAFRTAEYESATGASQSGERYGADLGMAWELDLWGRVRRSVESADASLQASVENYRDILVMLYADIAASYIDVRTLQERILFAKNNLEAQSKTLELTQNRFNSGLVPALDVSQSQLNLSRTQSLIPPLFQLKVAAVNRLSVLMGAMPYALEQELEQTKPIPSASGDLVVGVPAELLRQRPDIRRAERELAAQHARIGSTKAELYPTLTLPGTLAVGSIGDGYSTSYGFGPQLRWSLFNGQRIRSQIKAEEAGTKAALHAYEQALLLALEEVEGSMSAYANEKDRIESLKVAATSAQKSVDLVTQLYTSGLTDFQNVLNMEQALLEQQDALATSKGRVSANLVGVYKALGGGWNIPAEEE, encoded by the coding sequence ATGAATTTGCGCGTGGTTTTTCCGCTGATGGCCGGTGTTTCCATCGTTCTGTTGAATGGCTGCGTTTCGGTGGGGCCCGACTATGAAGAGCCGGAGGCCGGAATGCCGGATGCTTGGCATGCGGCGGTGCAGGACGAATTCAAGACCGGCGAACCCGACCTGCAAACCTGGTGGACGGTCTTTGGCGACGATACGCTGAATGGTCTGATCGAGCGTGCCGCCACCAACAACCTGGATCTCAAGACCGCCGTGGCCCGGATCGAACAGGCGGCGGCGCTGCGCGGAGTGAGCGCCAGCCAGTATTGGCCCGATATTTCCGCCGGCGCTTCGGCCACCGCCTTCCGGACGGCCGAATATGAATCGGCCACCGGCGCAAGCCAGTCCGGTGAGCGATACGGAGCCGACCTGGGCATGGCGTGGGAGCTGGATTTGTGGGGCAGGGTGCGTCGTTCGGTGGAATCGGCCGATGCTTCGCTGCAGGCTTCCGTTGAAAACTATCGCGATATTCTCGTGATGCTCTATGCCGACATTGCCGCCAGCTACATCGATGTTCGAACGTTGCAGGAGCGGATCCTCTTTGCGAAAAACAACCTCGAAGCGCAAAGCAAGACGTTGGAGCTGACCCAGAACCGCTTTAATTCCGGATTGGTTCCGGCGCTCGATGTTTCGCAATCCCAACTGAACCTGTCGCGCACCCAATCGCTCATTCCGCCGTTGTTCCAGTTGAAGGTGGCGGCCGTTAACCGGCTGAGCGTGTTGATGGGGGCAATGCCCTATGCCCTGGAGCAGGAGCTCGAACAAACCAAGCCGATTCCTTCCGCGTCGGGCGATCTCGTGGTGGGGGTGCCCGCCGAGCTGTTGCGCCAGCGGCCCGATATCCGCCGCGCCGAACGCGAGTTGGCGGCGCAGCATGCGCGCATCGGCTCCACCAAGGCCGAGCTTTACCCCACGTTGACCCTGCCGGGAACCTTGGCGGTCGGCTCCATCGGGGACGGTTATTCCACCAGTTACGGTTTCGGGCCGCAGTTGCGCTGGAGCCTCTTTAACGGCCAGCGCATCCGTAGCCAGATCAAGGCCGAGGAGGCCGGCACCAAGGCCGCGCTGCATGCCTACGAGCAGGCGCTGCTGCTCGCCCTCGAGGAGGTGGAGGGTTCGATGTCGGCCTACGCCAACGAAAAGGATCGCATCGAATCGTTGAAAGTGGCGGCCACCTCGGCGCAAAAGTCGGTGGATCTGGTGACCCAACTCTACACCTCGGGGCTGACCGATTTCCAGAATGTGCTCAACATGGAGCAGGCGTTGCTGGAACAACAGGATGCCTTGGCCACCAGCAAGGGGCGGGTTAGCGCCAACCTGGTTGGGGTCTACAAGGCGCTGGGCGGTGGCTGGAATATCCCGGCGGAAGAGGAATGA
- a CDS encoding potassium channel family protein → MSNQPHPIIDAVLKGRFSALLITLALMFLVGPLIPGDQVLLDKTFGVFIMLVLVSCLRAIARTRRFLVFMALFTLLNIVVGSAEIFSDMETDAFRSMVLVLRSAYFVVVFFSIMRYVLDSSPVTGDKICGAISAYMMIGVVWTFVFTLFHHLDPASFEIPAALLSGDTINSTWAFYFSFVTLTTLGYGDITPLTPGVQSYAIMEAAIGQVFLAVIVARLIALHITHVRDPE, encoded by the coding sequence ATGAGCAACCAGCCTCATCCCATCATCGATGCCGTGTTGAAAGGGCGGTTCAGCGCCCTGCTTATTACCCTGGCCCTCATGTTTCTGGTTGGCCCCCTGATTCCCGGCGACCAGGTTCTGCTCGACAAGACCTTCGGGGTTTTCATTATGCTGGTTCTCGTCAGTTGCCTGCGGGCAATTGCGCGCACCCGCCGCTTCCTGGTTTTCATGGCCCTCTTCACCCTGCTCAACATCGTGGTCGGAAGCGCGGAGATTTTCAGCGATATGGAGACCGATGCATTCCGCTCCATGGTGCTGGTGCTGCGCTCGGCCTATTTCGTGGTCGTGTTTTTCAGCATCATGCGCTATGTGCTCGATAGTTCCCCGGTGACGGGCGACAAAATCTGCGGGGCGATCTCGGCCTATATGATGATCGGCGTCGTTTGGACATTTGTCTTCACCCTGTTCCACCACCTCGATCCGGCCAGCTTCGAAATCCCGGCGGCTTTGCTGTCGGGCGACACCATCAACAGCACCTGGGCCTTCTACTTTAGCTTTGTCACGCTGACGACGCTGGGTTATGGCGATATCACGCCGCTCACTCCGGGTGTCCAGTCCTATGCCATCATGGAGGCGGCCATCGGCCAGGTCTTCCTCGCGGTCATCGTGGCCCGCCTGATTGCCCTGCACATCACGCACGTGCGGGATCCGGAGTAG